AACGCTTTGCTTAGATCCTTAATGACAGAAGTGCCATCATGTCCTCTTCCAGTCCTTCCATCTACTGTGTGTTCATTCATTTTCAGagaagaactaaaaaaaaaaaagcccagccCAGACTGCCATGTCAGAGTCATGTAGTATAGGTTAGGAGCATCACACTATGTCTATAGAAAACTTAGATTTATGCTATTTAGATATATTTAGAGATTTATCCATATGATTTAAAACAGCACTCTTAAGTAGCATtattattagaaaaaataacaaaaacatttttgcagtaTTGCACAAACAGATGGTGTAAACAAAGCACCCAGTTTAAAGCCTTTTGGCATGTGTTTTGGTATTTGAATCCCCATTAAGGACAATAATGAGGAAGTGTTCTTATAAGCAGTTCAATTATTAAGCTAAATGTAATCCCTTTATTCTTTCTATTTGGACACATCGTGCAGTTATTATAGAAATGCTGTTATCTGCCTTCAGTAGCTAACTTTGTTTGTTCATGACACTTATTAACGTTTATGTTGGCATACCCCGCTGCTATGGGTGACCTCAATGGGTGTGGAACAAAGCTACTGTAATGGGAACTGTCACAAACTCACAAGTTTAGAAATATTTTCCACTGTTATTACAAAGCATGGCACATATCAGCTTTACCCCAAATGATGAATGCACTTCTGTTAACAGTTGCTTGTGCACATGtcctttatattgttttttttttgctaaaagctacaaatGAAAAGATCTATTCTTATTTATTGTGTGAGACTGTGCCTTGTGTTAATTTAGTTATTTTGGTTCATTTAATTGTGGGAATTATATATATTCCAATAAAATGTATAAGTCGATCTTTTTTTGTGGTGTTTATTCTTTTTAGTCATTCCTTTTATCCAAGTTGGTGTGTGTGCCAGTAAATATGATAAATAGACAACCTCACACAGGATGAAATGGTTACTCCAGAAGTTCCTCTCCCCTATAAAATGTTTGGCCCCTCCATGGAAATTTCAAAGCATTCTGGATGGTAGATACCAAGAAAAAACTCCAAAGGAAGATACCAAGGAGGCGCCCTGGTCTGGGGCCTTTCTCTATACAGCTTTTTCTTCTGGCTCAGCTTCCTCTTCATCACCAAGGTTTGGTACGATGACTGCATTACTACTGAGGCTGTGTATGGTACCATTGTCATATTGACATAAAAGATGTcatatttaactttttgatCACACAAGTCACTATATCATCACTGGTCACTTTAACTTGCCATCCACTacacataatatatatattactacTTGTTCCCTTTTAAGTGGCTAGTTCATGATCTTAAGTGTGGTGTTTGTCCCTGCACAGACAGACCATGACTACTTCAAAAAGCTGACACGGCACAATTTGAAGGAACATCCTCAAGCCACATCTCAAACACTGTGTACTCTGGCTCTACATCACTGCAGCCCCACATCAGTGCACACTgggtgtatgtgtttgttttgggggTGTTTAGGGGATGAAAGGCCTGCAGCAGGCTCTGCCACAGGCTTTGCTCtgttccctccctctctccctctctccctccctcatgtggccacagcagcacagaggcaCCTGCACGCCTGcgctaaccccccccccccccccccccccccagctcccACATCCATTATAGGACAGGACAGCTTGCATTTGCATTTAGACTGAAAGAGAGGGAGCGCGGGAGAGAGAGGTAGGAGAAACAGGGGGAGGCGGAGGGAGCATATGACacaaaggagggagggagagagagagagagagagataagagcatcagggagagggagagagggaggctgcAGATATCGATGGCATTAACAATGGAATATTAGGATCCAGTGAGGTGATAGTCAGCCATACAACGGCTGAGGGTAAAGATATTTGAGGAGGGGGGCTCCTCCTCTTGGTGAGCactgggggaggaggaggaggaggaggatgggccTCGAACACAGACTTGCGATGGCACTGCAAAAATTGGATTAAAGCAGTATGGTAACGTTTCTAATTTAAATCTATCGCTGTGCAGCTTTGCGTCTCATCCTCATGTGTCCTGATTCACGCTTGTTGACACCCATCGGCCACCCATCACGTCACAGTGTGTCCTAACACCGACTGAGAGAGGCACATCTCCTTCCCCTCTACTCCATCTCTCCCACCCCCTGTcctctttggtttttttttgatttgccATAGACATCTTTCATCTCCATCCTCATCGCAGACCTTGTATTTGCCTTCCGCCGTTTGGTTCATCACCGGACAATCACACGTTAGCTGTGGACATCTGCTccgtgttgtttttgttgtctgttcTCATCCATATGTACCGATGGATACTGCATCGCCTCCTCCTATGAGCCACTACATCGCCTATGTAGCTCCAGCTTTATTATGTAGCTCCAGGTCTATATGTTCCCTCTTTACTACGATGTGATTGTAACCtactttttgtaaaaaaaaaaaaaattttttaaaaaaaccatTGCCTGCCTTGCTTCGCTCTGGTTGATTCATTTTAGCCCTTCTGCTCTTTCCACACTGTCACGCACATGAAACGCATATCCCCGCACAGTTCTGTCTGGGGGAAACTAGAGCAGCGTTATGAGATGTTATTGGTGTCATGTGTGTGCCTGAGCTCATGTTTGCAATCTTTTGACGTCAGGTTGAGGGTTTATTAACAACCCCACCATCTGCCCTGCTAAAGATAAGCTATAAATATCAGTGTGACCAGGGGATCCCCTGGTGCATTAGTGAACACAGGGGAAATGCTGCTGGTTTCATCATGTTTACTGCACAGGCATAATGGTTGATGCTAGAATCCAAAGATTTGCCTTCATGGACCATCAGCAACGTTTCACATTGTATTCTCATGTTCATCTCTAAAAGGAAAGATAGGCCAGAGTAGGTTTGTTTGTAGAGTCTGAGGCTATGCAGGGCAGGAAGCAGAGTTCTTATGTATCATCTAATTAATGCATGATGGCCTTTCTGTGTACTCTCTGATTCCTCCACAAAATCAATCATGGGCATGACCAACAGGGGTGGAGAGTAAATAACTGCAAGTCATTTCAGAAGCCAAAGTAGAACGAGGTACAGTATGAGTTATGAGTTATTTTAAGagtccccccccaccccccccagcAAAAACAGCGCCCatttggtcaacattttttagaGACAGAGTTCTGAGAAATGCTATTTTTTGTCAGGTGTTTTGTTGAGTTCATAGGCCAGAACCGTTTCATTTTAACTCAAGTAACTACTGCATAATGTTCATTCTTTATTTATGACTGAAAACCTCAGTTTGTGATAAGTAACACGACCattacattcattttaattaggATGCAAGATTTAAGATTAAggtttaagatttaagatttaccttttattgaatttctgtttttacactctgtagtcatgcaacacacacataggctgaagtatatacacacatgcacacaaacaggatcctatggacatgcactaatggagagatgtcacagtgacggagctgcccacagcgggtgctcctgagctgatgaATAAACCTCTATAACTATTGAGTAGTTTCATAAATGGGATGTATCTTGTACTTGAGTTCAGTTTAGTTGATTGCACCTCATCTGTAGTAGTTTTCTACTCTCTGCCCCTGATAACCCCTCCCTGCCCTTTTTGCCCCTTCAGCTGGACAAGAGTGAGGTGGCAACTCTAGGCCTACCCCCCAACACCAGCCATGGAGGCTCTGACAGTAACATCAGTGCAGATGGAGTGggggcagcggcagcagcaacATCAGCGTCAGGGGTCACAGCAGGCAGTGCTGAGTGTTCGGGGGCCGGTGAGCCGCAGCGGACCCGTGTTGCTCTGGAGCACCTGCAGCAGAAGGTCCTGAAGGTCACCGAGCAGATCCGCGTGGAGCAGGAGGCCCGTGACGACAACGTCGCAGAGTACCTGAAGTTGGCCCACAACGCAGACAAACAGCAGGCATCCCGCATCAAGCAGGTGTTTGAGAAGAAGAACCAGAAGTCCGCACAGACCATCGCACACTTGCACAAGAAACTAGAGCACTACCACAAAAAACTCAAGGAGATAGAACAGGTAGGTGAGCAGGTgcattttgtaaacatttggTGTCTTTATTTAAGGGCTGTGTGACTGTCACCAACAAGTGTCAGGACTGATGATTTGAATCTCCTAACACTTATTACAACCAGTGCATCACCTGGTTTCTCAGCATTCCTCATCTCTCATCCTAAAACCTTATCACCTCTCTCCTACCTCTGAGATCCTCCATTTCTCTGCTTCCTCacttctcttccctctctgcaGAACGGACCAGCCCGCCAGCCTAAGGATGTCCTGCGGGACATGCAGCAGGGATTAAAGGACGTCGGGGCCAACGTACGAGCTGGAATAAGTGGTTTTGGAGGGGGAGTAGTTGAAGGAGTCAAAGGTGGAGTATCTGCCCTGACTCACACAGCTGTGGTCTCCAAGCCCAGAGAGTTCGCCAGTCTCATAAGGAACAAGTTTGGCAGCGCAGATAACATTGCTCACCTGAAGGACACACTCGAGGACGGAGTCGGGGGCCACTCTGAGGACACCCCCACACCTCGTGCACTGAGTGGAAGTGCCACTCTGGTGTCCAGCCCAAAGTACGGCAGTGACGACGAGTGCTCGAGCGCCACGTCCGGCTCAGGAGCAGGCAGTAATTCTGGTGGGGCgggagggggactgttagggCCAACCATGGGGAGTCCAAGACTAGATgggcaccaccaccaccaccatcacatgCACAGCTCCTGGGACTCTCTACTCGAGAGCCTGCAGGAGATTAAAGCCAGCCAGGCACATATGGAGGACGCCATCGAGGACATGAAGGGCCAGCTGCAGAGCGACTACTCCTACATGACTCAGTGCTTGCAAGAGGAGAGATACAGGTAAACTTCCTTAAACAAACAGCTTAATACCAAATCATAATCCACAAATGAGCAGcactttgtaaaataaaaaaaaaggtaaaaacttTGAGCTGAACCAGACTCATTTtggatacacacaaacatatacagacAAGGATGATGTGCACACAACAACAGATAATAGAAGTATTCTACCAATACTAAAAGTAATGGTACAATATGGATACTAATGCTAATAACAAAAATCTAATACAACAATGACTGATTATAATATTTTTAGTAGTTGGAGCAAAGTACGCTCAtggcagaaaacagaaagcTGACAGGGACCCTTGGAGATAAGTCGGTATATTCACTTAAAGTTAGTGGCATGCAGCAAATGATTGTACTCAAATAGagaagagagagctggaggagacGGAGGCTCCATTGgtggttctaggcaggggccagtgcccctgtaacactgagcttggtcccccctttGACCACCCCTttcaaaaggaagagccccccctcataacacatacacagtatttgactcaacaacctgGGTTTAATgatcccctctgacaaaacagctggccccagtttggccccctcaggaaaagtggtctagaaccgccactgggAGGCTCTGTGAATTGAATCCTCTGACAGTCTAAGCTTGTATTCTATATCTGATGTGTGGTCCAAGGCAAGCACTAACTATTAGTTTTATCAAAGGGAAAGTTTTGAAGCCATAAAAAGTAGAGAATGTTTCTGCCTGGTTGATGATTCCACAGGAAAGAGGCCTCGTGTTTCAAAGCCCTGCTTTCTATCATACTTCAGGGGGAATGGGAGGAAATGAAGGTTTTAATTCTATGatcttttaatctttttgtttgttttgtactgtGTATTCAGGTATGAGCGACTTGAAGAACAGCTGAATGACTTAACAGAGctgcatcaaaatgaaatgacaaaccTAAAACAGGAACTGGCCAGTATGGAGGAAAAAGTCGCATACCAGTCCTATGAACGAGCAAGAGACATTCAGGTAAGATTCGACCAATCTGAGCTAACTGACCCCAATGAAGACACAGTGTGTCAGCTACTTTGGTCCCCAAGTGGACCAAAATATGTTGAGTCATTGATGGTGGGAGACCTTTAGTTTTTGAATGGTATGTTAATTAATACATATTCAGGAGTGTAAAGGGTTTATTGTCTAATCCATATTTTCCAAGTCTTATActtctttagttttattctaaacttcaacttttttggggTTACTAAATAATATTTTTCATGGTCAACCATCATATGTACAGTTGTGCTCATAAGTCTACATACCCTGGcagaatttgtgatttttttggtcatttttcagagaatatgaatgataatacaaaaatgtttctttcactCATGGTTAGTGGTTGGGTGAAGCCATTTATTATCAAACaattgtgtttgctctttttaaatcataatgacaacagaaactacCCAAATGACCCTGATCAAAAGTTTACATACCCTGGAGGTTTTGGCCAGATAACATACACACAAGTTGACACACATGAGTCTAAATGGCTACTGAAGGTAACCTGCCTCACCTGTGACCCGTTTGCttgtaatcagtgtgtgtgtataaaaagtCAGTGAGTTTCTGGGCTCCTGACAGACCCCTGCATGTTTCATCCAGTGCTGCACTGATGTTGCTGGATTCCGAGCCATTTGAACtttataaaacaggaaaaggatATAAAAAGATATCCAAGGATTTGACAATGTCAATTAGCAGTGTTCAAACTCTAATTAGGAAGTGGAACACAAGGCCAAGTCGACATGTCATTGGCtacagcagaaaaaagtgaAGGTTCTGGAGTGGCCATCTCAGTCTCCTGACCTCAATATCATTGAGCCACTTTGGGGAGATCTCAAACATGCAGTTCATGCAAGACAGCCCAAGAATTTACAGGAACTGGAGGCTTTTTGCCAAGAAGAATGGGCAGCTTTACCATCTGAGAAAATTAAGTGCCTCACCCACAACTACCACAAAAGACTTCAAGCTGTAATTGATGTCAAAGGGGGCAATACACGGTATTAAGAACTAGGGTATGTAAACTTTTGATCAGGGTAATTTGGgtagtttctgttgtcattatgatttaaaaagagcaaacacaattGTTTGATAATAAATGGCTTCACCCAACCACTAACCAtgagtgaaagaaaagtttttgtattatcattcatattctctgaaaaatgaccaaaaaatcacaaattctgCCAGGGTATGTAGACTTATGAGCACAACTGTATCATTTATGACaccatttaaatgatttttcttACCTGTTAAATGGTGGCTGACTTGCAAGGAATTGGAGAGTCAACCACTTAAAAccagtgagagaagaaaaaacctGAATGCAGAAATGTCCTGTATGAAATCAGCAAAACTATTTAACACCAGCAGAAATGACAGCCTTAGTGAAGGACCCTTTAGTATgaggtttctgtttgtgtgttggttcGTACAGGAGGCTGTGGAGTCCTGCCTGACCCGCATAACGAagctggagctgcagcagcagcagcagcaggtggtcCAGTTGGAGGGAGTCGAGAACGCTAATGCTCGAGCTCTGCTGGGCAAACTCATCAACGTCATCCTGGCACTCATGGCGGTGCTTCTGGTCTTCGTCTCCACCCTGGCCAACTTCATCACCCCTCTGATGAAGACGCGGGCGCGGGTGGGAGCCACTGTCCTCCTGACCTTGCTGCTTTTCGTCCTGTGGAAGCAGTGGGACTTTTTGGAGCCTTGGCTGCTGCCCAGCTGAGCTCCCTGAGActtcagagcagagaggctTCTTTCAACTCAGTCACCGTTTCAGGATGCAGAGACTGAAATAGAATGAGGGCGACTGCAATTATTTCCTTTGAGTATGGAGGTGGGGCATCTGAGGACAAAACATGGCACTTTTAGTTGATCTAGCTGACAGAGAGTGTTCAGAGGTGTTTACAATGAAGCTCTGTTTGCCAAGCAGCAAAAGACATTATCTCATCGAGCTAGTTATGGGGACAAATCATCAATTGCATTGTGGTCACCAAAAATTGAATTTCTTGACAGAAGTCTTTGGACTCTCCTTTTCTAGTCATTTATGATACAAAGAGTTAAGCGACTTCTAATGACTTTACACTGCTGATCATTGTTGCTGTAACCTTCATGTTGAAGCTTAAGTATAATTCATAGGAAAAGTCTTTTTTTCAAGAATGTTATGTGCTGATGCATGTCCTCATATGTGCACTAAGATGCATCTAGCTGGCATGAGTTGACTTTTCATCAATCTTCTATAACTGCCATTTTGTTGTCTGGATTATAGTGCAGATATGTTCTCAACAGAGTGTCATTCCTTGGTTTGTCTCACATCTTGTTCTGGTGCTTTTagacacatttcttttcttttttttttgtctggttcTTGAAGTTCAATGaactgcattaaaaaagacTGCCCGGGAAACATCCGCATAATAATGAATCAACACAAAATCACGTCcataaaactatttaaaaccACTTTTGTCGAACTAAGACTATCCACAGTGTCAAACGAACAGGCATGTCAAATTGTATTAATGTTTATATCCagtttgcaaaaaataaatatggctGTTTTATCAAACTAAAGGAATAAAGGTTTTCATAAATGATGCAGACCTTATTAACTTTGCTGAGACTTTATGATGGCACCTTATTGCACCTTTCATAGATGCTTTAAAGTTTTGACTTGTTGCTTAAGTTGACGCTATTAATGTCATTTTTGGTATGCCGGTTCATAAAAAGAGCCTTTGTACATAAGATCACTTATTTAGACCACAATCCATTCATCGATTCATTAATGGATAACCAACATCTCTAACTTTATTATGACCAAACAGGAAGCTAAACAAAAGTCAGAGGGATTTCTACCTGGCAACCCAAAATGCTTTCTGTTCATGTGTCTTCATGCTGCTCTGTAAAGCAGTGATAAATAATTGATCTACCTCTAATTGATACATTCTATACATATTTAATGTAATTCATAAATGCCTCTTTCTATTTGGACATGGGTACAAAATGAATATTCGGttaggaaatgtaaaaaaattgcTTTTCATGAAGAAACTACTGTATGCAAGTATTTGAAGCAATGAAGCTGCATATGACTAGAACCCTTTGAATGTTGGTGTATTGAATGTTctcattttaaagtaaataatgCAACTTTGAGTAAACAGTCTTGCTAGACACCCTTGCTAGAAATGTAGCAAAGATGCTAAGCAATTGCACAATCTCAGAGAGAGTTATAAAGTAAGTTAATccttttttataaaacattttctatacATTCGCTAACATAATTCTCCAAAAGCTATAGGACGTACTTAACAAAGTGAGGCTATCTCTGCAAAACCTCTGCATGCACTGAAATATAGCCTTgctaatcttcttttttttttgcgtttgcATACAGCTTATCATttgtaaaaatgaagaaatatattatttattccGCCAAAGGAGCGGTCTCAATCATTGTTTTTAGTTAGTATCAGAAGTACAACCCCATTTCCTAAAAAGTTTGGACattgtgttaaatgttaataaaGCAAACTGTGATGATttacaaaacattgaaaccccatATTTAACTGAAGCAAGGGTAAAAACAatatatcaaatgttgaaaatgagCATATgcccattttgaatttgatgccagcAACACAAAAAGTTGATAACGGTCATGTTTAGCAATCTGttgcatcactttttcttttggaaCTGAGGAGACCATTTTCTGTAAATTGATTGTTTTACCATTGTTGCTTAATGTGGGATTTCCTTCTTATCTCACGCTTCATAAAGAGACTCACTgaaatgctctttttttaaacatcaatcTGTTGATAACCTGTTGCTAGTTAGCCTTATTAACTGTGTGATGTTCAATCAGGTTTTTCTTTAGCACCCAGCAAACGTTCAGTCTTTACTTGCTACTGTCCCAACTTCTGTGAAACATGTTGTCTGCATCAAATTCAGCCAAATCATATCATTAGGCATTTCATTTTCACTGTTCAGcatttgacatgttgtctttgtgctgttttcaaaCATATAGGGTTACAATGTTTtgtaaatcatcacattctgtttaatttacattttacacaaagtcTCAACTTTTAAGGATTTGGGGTTGTACTTAATAAAATCTTGTAAACAATGATTTGTGGTTTATGCAACACTTTATAGCTTTATACCATCTGATTTGTATCAAAtacattgtttttgtatttaagactttaaaaataatttaaaaggggcgctggtggtgcagtggtttgtGCGCGCGCCACGTGTGGAGGCTGTGGCCTGGGTTCGGATCtggtggctcctttcccgcatgtcattcctctctctctctccctgatttccgactctgtccactgtcctatctctacattaaaggcacaaaagccccccaaaaaatcatttaaaaggaaATAGTACCGGATATAAAAATGTGACAGGGAACAGTTCACTACCTTAATAGAGATAATCCTCAGAGATTATTTAGATTTAATTCTTCTCATCAGCAGTATCTTTATCTGCACCAGATTACATTTCTTCTAGGCTAAACATCTTGAAAGAAACAGATGAATGTGAGGTTTGAAATCAACAGTTTATAAGTCTGGTACTCctctgggttttcttttttttttaaagatttatttttgggctttttgtgcctttaatggagagataggacagtggacagagtcggaaatcagggagagagacatgcgggaggggagccacaggtaggatgcgagcctgggccgcccgcttgaggggacagcctccatgcatggggcgtgcgcactaaccactgcgccaccagtgcccctcTTCTCTGGGTTATTTATGTTCTACTTCACTGTATCTGTTAAATTCATTGTGCTAAACCTGTAAAGGCTCCGTACACCCACACAGGTGTTGATGATTTAGACCATGATTGGATCCCTTTTTAGGATTATGTGGTGGTGGACAagtttgtttgactgacagctccatTTCCTTGTTATATTGAAGAAACCTTTTGAGAAGGAGGACTTGTTTACCTGTTATCATACTTGATGCTGCTTGGATTTGATTACATTATTATCGCCAAAGCTCAACCTATTAACAACCGGAACTGGTCCAATCAGCCAGCATAATTAAAAACACCTACAGTATGTGGGTGTACAGAGGCTTTTAAAGACCCAGTGATGCTTTTTGAATTGACTTTTGGCTAGTAATGGATTGGCTGTAATGAATACCATGCTCGGGCTCAGGGTGATTCATCAGAGCACCTTATAGAACACAGATTGATGATTGACTTTGTTGCTTCAGCATTACATCTTCATTTTGACTTGGACACCtggataaagaaaatgaaaactgtcCATTGATCATCACCTAGTGATAAACCTTAATGTATTGTAAGGGTGAACTGGTTAAATTTGGTGGAAGCCCCTTCCATGAGGTCACCATCCATCAGAGTAAATTCCTGCTGATCTCAGAGGAGGATAAGGTTATTGAATGTTCATAGCCTCCATTGTCAAACCGGTTAAGAAATTTCGCCAAAGCTGCCTGTTTATCCAGCAAACCCAAGGGACAGTCAGTGGACACCAGCAGTGAAGGAAGCTGGAAGGCTTTTGGAGCTTGTTTAGCTTTTGAGGTCCCAAGAAGCAGCGGACAGGTACAGGGGGGCTAGAAGGGCTGTTGCTTGTTTGGTTGACAAAGCATAAATGTGATTGTGGGAGGAATTCAGGGAGGCTATGAAGAAGAGCTTTTTGTTGGCCTCCTGCTATGGGAGCTTCTGCTATGAGCCATCTGTTCCCTGTATGGCCAGAGTGATAGCTGGTTCCATATCCTGGGTTAAATACATTCCCTTCTAGTGCTGGCCACAGCCAAAGGTGTCCCATGTCACTAATTCTGTTTGTGATTCTCATGAACAAGAACTCAATCAGCAGCTGGTGGAAAAGGGGGTTGTTGTGGACCTTAGAAATGCTGTGAGCTTTTGCAAATGATGCAGTTACGTTGGATTTATGAGCCGTCCCAATCCAGGCTACTGGAGCAGTTTAGAACAGAGTTTAAATCAGATGGAATGAGGGTCAGCTTCTACAAAGTCTGAGGTCATGGTTCCCAGTCAAAGATGGTGGAATGCTCCCTTTGGTTTGGGAATGAGTTACTGCCCCTGGTGAAGGAGTTCATGTAATCTCTAAGGTCTTCATCACAAGTGAGGGTAAAACCAATCATAAGACTGACAGACGACTTGGAGCAGCGTCAGCATCAAACGAGGGTATTGTACTGGAGAGCTGTGGTGAAGGAGCTCTGGGTACTGACCACACTAAAGAGATTAGGTACGCAAGTGGATGAAATTAGATTCCTACCAAGAATGGCTGGGAGACAGGTTAAGGACCTCAAACATCCAGTTCAGAGGTGAGCTGCTTTTCACAGCATTGttttataaattacatttaaggTGGTTTGGGCATTTGATTAGGATGACTTCATTTGAAGGTTTGCCGGGCATATCCAACCTGGAGGAGACTCCAGGGTAAAGTGGTGACAACTGAGGGGATTGTAATGTCCACCTGGCATGGGACCATCTCAAAATCCCCCTGGATGAGCtacaaaatgttgctgagtaGAGGGATGTCTGGGCTAACTTGCTTAGCCAGCTGCCACTCTGAATCGCCCCTTCATAAAGAAGGacaaaatggatggatgatttctAAAGCATTCCTCCTTACTCCACCTTTGATTTGGAACAACCACTGTGAAATGATTATCAGAAACACGACTTCAAATTTGCTTCGTCTTTTAATAATTACTGTCAGGCAAACCCCATATGACCATAACATTTATGACAGGTATTCTTACAGTACAAGACAGAACTCAAGAGGATCAGTGGCAGTGGCATGACCACACCGTACTGCTAAAAAGTAAGACATTCATCGTCATTAGATTGTTCCAACTTTTACATAGAGttcacaaatgtttattttgcatttgaCTCGTATCAAacgcaagttttttttttttacttgattacCTAGCAAATTCTAAAGACCTTAATAGAAACGgcagagtagaaaaaaaaaacattgtataaCAAGCAGAAGAATTCCTGATTTTATCTTAAATTCCTGTCAAGATGCAAGATGTTCAATATATTGCTTTCAGGTGCTCAACTCAAAATGGGTACCCCTACTTTCCTAAGAACACATTCCTCAGTATGGCCGTCTGCCCAttctgtcctttttcttttttccatctcctgcaggtaacacacaggtgcAGCAGTGTATTCGACCCTCTCAGACTAGTTTAACCACAGGGGGAGCTGCCAGTTAAAGAAGATACAggaactaataaaataaaacaatcccAAATATAGGACCAACCGTAATAGCCCCTCCTCAAAAGTGCAGCTTTCCATCCAACGTTTTGCCTCTTCTTTTAATGAAAGTGAAACATACAGTgcctaaaaaacaaactaaaaaatgaaaaactattCTTGTTCACTGAGAGCGGAGGACACAGTATCTTGTCAGAGCATTACATTTGAGGAGAGGGAGACATACAAATGTTTCCCcaagtgacatttaaaaaaacccgAAAAGGTTAAAAAGGTGCCAACACAGTGTCTTCATTCATCCCAATGACAAGATTC
The Labrus mixtus chromosome 7, fLabMix1.1, whole genome shotgun sequence DNA segment above includes these coding regions:
- the tmcc2 gene encoding transmembrane and coiled-coil domains protein 2, which codes for MLDKSEVATLGLPPNTSHGGSDSNISADGVGAAAAATSASGVTAGSAECSGAGEPQRTRVALEHLQQKVLKVTEQIRVEQEARDDNVAEYLKLAHNADKQQASRIKQVFEKKNQKSAQTIAHLHKKLEHYHKKLKEIEQNGPARQPKDVLRDMQQGLKDVGANVRAGISGFGGGVVEGVKGGVSALTHTAVVSKPREFASLIRNKFGSADNIAHLKDTLEDGVGGHSEDTPTPRALSGSATLVSSPKYGSDDECSSATSGSGAGSNSGGAGGGLLGPTMGSPRLDGHHHHHHHMHSSWDSLLESLQEIKASQAHMEDAIEDMKGQLQSDYSYMTQCLQEERYRYERLEEQLNDLTELHQNEMTNLKQELASMEEKVAYQSYERARDIQEAVESCLTRITKLELQQQQQQVVQLEGVENANARALLGKLINVILALMAVLLVFVSTLANFITPLMKTRARVGATVLLTLLLFVLWKQWDFLEPWLLPS